CGATCACCAGTGCGGCGTCGACGTTCGACAGATCGGCGATAGCGGTGCCGAGCCACGGCGTACCGTTGAGCGCCGCGGAGAAATCCGACTGACGCAGACGGAAGTCGACGTTAGGCGTGCCGACTGCTTGCGCCAATTGTTTCAACAGGAACAGTTCTTCAACCGTGCTGTGCGCGCTGCCAAGCGCGGCCAGCGCGTTCGCGCCATGGTCGCTCTTGATGCCCTTCAAACCCTTCACCACATATTCGAGCGCGGTCTGCCAGTCGGCCTCGACCCACTTGCCGCCTTGCTTGAGCATCGGCTGAGTCAGACGCTCGGGGCTGTTCAGGCCTTCGTACGAGAAGCGGTCCTTGTCCGAAATCCAGCATTCGTTGATGGATTCGTTTTCGAACGGCAGAACACGCATCACGCGATTGTTCTTCACTTGCACCACGAGGTTCGCGCCGACGGAATCGTGCGGGCTCACCGACTTGCGGCGCGACAGTTCCCACGTGCGGGCGCTGTAACGGAACGGCTTGCTGGTCAGCGCGCCGACCGGGCACAGATCGATCATGTTGCCCGACAGTTCGGAATCCACCGTCTTGCCGACGAACGACGTGATTTCCGAATGCTCGCCGCGCCCCAGCATGCCGAGTTCCATCACGCCGGCCACTTCCTGGCCAAAACGGACGCAACGCGTGCAGTGGATGCAACGCGACATTTCTTCCATGGAGATCAGCGGGCCGACGTTCTTGTGGAACACCACGCGCTTTTCTTCGCTATAGCGCGAGGCCGACTTGCCGTAGCCCACGGCCAGATCCTGCAACTGGCACTCACCGCCCTGGTCGCAGATCGGGCAATCCAGCGGGTGGTTGATCAGCAGGAATTCCATCACGGCTTGCTGGCCCTTCACCGCCTTGTCCGACTTGGTGCGCACGATCATGCCGGCCGATACCGGCGTGGCGCATGCGGGCACGGCTTTCGGCATCTTTTCGACGTCAACCAGACACATCCGGCAGTTGGCCGCAATCGACAGCTTCTTGTGATAGCAGAAGTGAGGAATGTACGTGTCGACCTTATGCGCAGCCTGGATCACCATGCTGCCCTCGGGCACCTCAACTTTCTTGCCGTCTATTTCAAGTTCAACCATGATGGCCAATCTTCCTTAACCTGTTACCGCTCAATCGTTCGCCTGTTCATCGACTGCTTTCAGGCGATGAACCCCGCGGATGGCATGTTCTTCTGCGTGCTTATCTGCTGACTCAAGCTGCAACGGTTTCCGACGCCGCTGCTGCGCCGGCGTGACCGCCGACGAGGCAATGCTTGTGCGCGACGTGATATTCGAATTCATCCCAGTAGTGCTTGAGCATGCCGCGAACCGGCATGGCCGCTGCATCGCCGAGCGCGCAAATCGTGCGGCCCATGATGTTTTCAGCGACCGAGTTCAGCAGATCCAGATCTTCCGGACGGCCGAGCCCATGCTCGATACGATGCACGACGCGATACAGCCAGCCCGTGCCTTCGCGGCAAGGCGTGCACTGACCACACGATTCTTCGTAATAGAAATACGACAGACGCAACAACGAACGCACCATGCAACGCGTCTCGTCCATGACGATGACCGCGCCCGAACCGAGCATCGAGCCGGCCTTGGCGATCGAGTCGTAGTCCATGTCGGTCTGCATCATGATGTCGCCCGGAATCACCGGTGCCGACGAGCCACCAGGAATCACGGCCTTGATCTTCTTGCCGCCGCGCATGCCGCCGGCGAGGTCCATCAGTGTCGAGAACGGCGTGCCGAGCGGGATTTCGTAATTGCCCGGACGTTCGACGTCGCCAGCAACGGAGAAAATCTTCGTGCCGCCGTTATTCGGCTTGCCGATTTCGAGGTAATTCTGCGGACCGATCGCGAGCAGGAACGGCACTGCGGCGAACGTCTCGGTGTTGTTGATCGTGGTCGGCTTGCCGTACACGCCGAAGCTCGCCGGGAACGGCGGCTTGAAGCGCGGCTGGCCTTTCTTGCCTTCCAGCGATTCGAGCAGCGCGGTTTCTTCGCCGCAGATATAGGCGCCGTAACCGTGGTGCGCATGGAGTTCGAACGAGAAGCCCGAACCCATGATGTTTTCGCCGAGGAACCCCGCGCGGCGCGCTTCGTCCAACGCTTGTTCAAAGCGTTTGTAGACTTCCCAGATTTCGCCGTGGATATAGTTGTAGCCGACCGTGATGCCCATGGCGTACGCGCCGATGGCCATGCCTTCGATCAGCGAATGCGGATTGAAGCGCAGGATGTCGCGGTCTTTGAACGTGCCCGGTTCGCCTTCGTCCGAGTTGCAGACGAGATACTTCTGGCCGGGAAACTGACGCGGCATGAAGCTCCACTTCAAGCCGGTCGGGAAGCCTGCACCGCCGCGGCCACGCAGACCCGACGCCTTGACGTCGGCGATCACCTGCTCGGGCGGAATCTTCTCTTCCAGAATACGGCGCAGCTGGGCGTAACCGCCGCGCGCCACGTAGTCTTCGAGATGCCAGTTATCGCCGTTCAGGCCAGCGAGAATCAGCGGTTTGATGTGACGATCGTGTAAAGACGTCATTTCGAAAGTTCCTCGAGCAGCTGGTCGATCTTCGCGCGGCTCATGAAGCTGCACATGCGATGGTTGTTCACCAGCATCACCGGCGCGTCGCCGCACGAACCCATGCACTCACCTTCTTTGAGGGTGAACTTGCCGTCGGGCGTGGTTTCGCCGAAGTCGATGCCGAGCTTCTGCTTCAGATATTCAGCGGCGCTGTCCGAGCCACCGTCCGGGCCGAGCTGGCACGGCAGGTTGGTGCAGAGCGTGATCTTGTACTTGCCGACCGGCGAGGTCTCGTACATCGTGTAGAAGGTAGCCACCTCCTGCACGGCGACTGCCGGCATGCCGAGATAGTCCGCGACGAACTGCATGAGTTCGGGCGACAGCCAGCCATGCTCTTCCTGAGCAGTGGCCAACGCCGACATCACGGCGGACTGTTTCTGATCGACGGGATACTTGGCGATCGCGCGATCGATTTCTTTCAGGCCTTCAGCTGAGATCATTTTCAGACACGACTCTTTCAATTCCTACCGAACGAAAACCTGTCGCGCGCTGCATGATGCGACAGACCCGGCGTTCCTTTGCTTGACGCGCGCTTCGGTGCAATCTGAAGGCGCGCTCTGATGAATACGTCCTAGCGATCCACTTCGCCGAACACGATGTCCTGCGTGCCGATGATCGTCACGGCGTCGGCGATCATGTGGCCGCGCGCCATTTCATCCAGCGTGGACAGGTGTGCATAGCCCGGCGCGCGGATCTTCAGGCGATACGGCTTGTTGGCGCCGTCGGAGATCAGATAGATGCCGAATTCGCCCTTCGGATGCTCGACCGCGGCGTATGCTTCGCCTTCCGGCACGTGGAAGCCTTCCGTGAAGAGCTTGAAGTGGTGAATCAACTCTTCCATGTTCGACTTCATGCCCACACGCGACGGCGGCGCAACCTTGTGATTGTCGATCATCACGGGGCCCGGATTCTTACGCAGCCACTCAATGCACTGTTTCACGATCCGTGTGGACTGACGCATTTCTTCAACACGCACCAGATAGCGGTCGTAACAATCGCCATTCACGCCGACTGGAATGTCGAAATCGAGCTTGTCGTAGACTTCGTACGGCTGCTTCTTACGCAAGTCCCACTCGATGCCCGAGCCACGCAACATCGCGCCCGTCATACCGAGATTCAGCGCGCGTTCCGGGCTGACCACGCCGATACCGACCAGACGTTGCTTCCAGATCCGGTTGTCGGTGAGCAGCGTTTCGTATTCGTCGACGCACTTCGGGAAACGCGTAAAGAAGTCGTCGATGAAGTCGAGCAGCGAGCCCTGGCGGTTTTCGTTCATCTTCGACAATGCCTTCGCATTGCGAATCTTCGAT
The nucleotide sequence above comes from Paraburkholderia sp. FT54. Encoded proteins:
- the nuoF gene encoding NADH-quinone oxidoreductase subunit NuoF, which gives rise to MTSLHDRHIKPLILAGLNGDNWHLEDYVARGGYAQLRRILEEKIPPEQVIADVKASGLRGRGGAGFPTGLKWSFMPRQFPGQKYLVCNSDEGEPGTFKDRDILRFNPHSLIEGMAIGAYAMGITVGYNYIHGEIWEVYKRFEQALDEARRAGFLGENIMGSGFSFELHAHHGYGAYICGEETALLESLEGKKGQPRFKPPFPASFGVYGKPTTINNTETFAAVPFLLAIGPQNYLEIGKPNNGGTKIFSVAGDVERPGNYEIPLGTPFSTLMDLAGGMRGGKKIKAVIPGGSSAPVIPGDIMMQTDMDYDSIAKAGSMLGSGAVIVMDETRCMVRSLLRLSYFYYEESCGQCTPCREGTGWLYRVVHRIEHGLGRPEDLDLLNSVAENIMGRTICALGDAAAMPVRGMLKHYWDEFEYHVAHKHCLVGGHAGAAAASETVAA
- the nuoE gene encoding NADH-quinone oxidoreductase subunit NuoE — its product is MISAEGLKEIDRAIAKYPVDQKQSAVMSALATAQEEHGWLSPELMQFVADYLGMPAVAVQEVATFYTMYETSPVGKYKITLCTNLPCQLGPDGGSDSAAEYLKQKLGIDFGETTPDGKFTLKEGECMGSCGDAPVMLVNNHRMCSFMSRAKIDQLLEELSK
- a CDS encoding NADH-quinone oxidoreductase subunit D yields the protein MAEIKNYTLNFGPQHPAAHGVLRLVLELDGEVIQRADPHIGLLHRATEKLAETKTFIQSVPYMDRLDYVSMMVNEHGYVMAIEKLLGIEVPVRAQYIRVMFDEVTRVLNHLMWIGAHALDVGAMAVFLYAFREREDLMDVYEAVSGARMHAAYYRPGGVYRDLPDAMPQYKASKIRNAKALSKMNENRQGSLLDFIDDFFTRFPKCVDEYETLLTDNRIWKQRLVGIGVVSPERALNLGMTGAMLRGSGIEWDLRKKQPYEVYDKLDFDIPVGVNGDCYDRYLVRVEEMRQSTRIVKQCIEWLRKNPGPVMIDNHKVAPPSRVGMKSNMEELIHHFKLFTEGFHVPEGEAYAAVEHPKGEFGIYLISDGANKPYRLKIRAPGYAHLSTLDEMARGHMIADAVTIIGTQDIVFGEVDR